A region from the Leguminivora glycinivorella isolate SPB_JAAS2020 chromosome 3, LegGlyc_1.1, whole genome shotgun sequence genome encodes:
- the LOC125224822 gene encoding uncharacterized protein LOC125224822 isoform X1 produces the protein MSNKASSERPKRYFGVHYRLLRFLGLGWWHHPDENNFSNFPSGYLYYSILTQVVWVAGFVGLETIDPFVGEKDIDRFMFSLSFVITHDLTCIKLYLFFFKNRAIQEIVRTIEIDVYDYYQNVQKNRRTIRITRIMTASFVFFGWITIGNTNVYGTIMDLRWKREVALLNDTAVKPPRTLPQPIYIPWTYQSDESYIATFVLETVGLLWTGHIVMTIDTFIGSLILHMSSQFSILQEAFMTAYDRALSQLISDMPLDINMQGELLNENIDFPKDRLDEIEVKVKTFYTDTQIESAIEKSVNSCLRQHQLLISCVEKFRATYSYGFMTQLLSSMAAICVVMVQVSQDASSFKSIRLVTSLAFFIAMIIQLAIQCFTANELTLQAERVSDAVMQSKWERMTPRIRRYLLMAMVRAQRPLRLSAAGFAYMDNGCFLAIMKAAYSYYAVLSQKEV, from the exons atgtcaaataaagcaAGCTCTGAACGCCCTAAGCGTTACTTTGGTGTGCATTACCGTCTTTTGAGGTTCTTGGGGCTTGGCTGGTGGCATCACCCAGACGAAAATAATTTCAGCAATTTTCCTAGCGGGTATCTCTATTACTCTATTCTCACTCAAGTCGTCTGGGTGGCGGGTTTCGTCGGACTCGAAACCATCGATCCCTTCGTTGGTGAAAAGGATATCGATCGATTCATGTTCAGTCTCTCATTCGTCATTACCCATGATCTCACTTGCATCAAGCTTTATCTTTTCTTTTTCAAAAACCGTGCTATCCAGGAGATCGTTCGCACCATTGAAATCGATGTTTACGATTACTATcaaaatgtccaaaaaaatcgcAGAACGATCAGGATTACCAGGATAATGACAGCGTCTTTTGTTTTCTTCGGGTGGATTACTATTGGCAATACAAACGTCTACGGCACTATTATGGATTTAAGATGGAAGAGAGAGGTAGCTCTTTTAAACGACACTGCCGTGAAGCCGCCACGGACGCTCCCTCAACCTATCTACATACCATGGACATATCAGTCGGATGAATCATATATCGCGACGTTCGTCCTGGAGACAGTGGGCTTGCTGTGGACGGGACACATCGTGATGACTATAGACACATTTATCGGGTCACTCATTCTTCACATGAGCTCTCAGTTCTCGATACTACAAGAGGCATTCATGACTGCATATGACCGCGCTCTGTCGCAACTAATCTCAGACATGCCGCTCGATATTAATATGCAGGGTGAATTACTTAATGAGAATATTGACTTTCCTAAAGACCGTCTGGATGAGAtagaagttaaagttaaaacaTTTTACACTGACACACAAATTGAATCTGCTATAGAAAAATCGGTGAATAGCTGTCTTCGCCAACATCAATTGCTGATTAG CTGCGTGGAAAAGTTCCGAGCGACTTACTCGTATGGCTTCATGACTCAGCTGCTGTCCAGCATGGCTGCCATTTGCGTCGTCATGGTGCAAGTTTCG caAGATGCATCGAGTTTCAAGTCGATCCGTCTGGTAACATCCCTGGCGTTCTTCATTGCAATGATAATACAACTCGCCATACAATGCTTCACGGCAAACGAGCTTACACTTCAG GCTGAACGCGTTTCGGATGCGGTCATGCAATCAAAATGGGAGCGTATGACACCTCGCATACGCCGGTACCTTTTGATGGCGATGGTGCGAGCACAGCGGCCTCTGAGGCTATCTGCCGCCGGCTTTGCCTACATGGACAACGGGTGCTTCTTAGCA ATAATGAAGGCTGCCTACTCTTACTACGCAGTCTTGAGCCAGAAGGAGGTGTAG
- the LOC125224822 gene encoding odorant receptor 45a isoform X2 encodes MTQLLSSMAAICVVMVQVSQDASSFKSIRLVTSLAFFIAMIIQLAIQCFTANELTLQAERVSDAVMQSKWERMTPRIRRYLLMAMVRAQRPLRLSAAGFAYMDNGCFLAIMKAAYSYYAVLSQKEV; translated from the exons ATGACTCAGCTGCTGTCCAGCATGGCTGCCATTTGCGTCGTCATGGTGCAAGTTTCG caAGATGCATCGAGTTTCAAGTCGATCCGTCTGGTAACATCCCTGGCGTTCTTCATTGCAATGATAATACAACTCGCCATACAATGCTTCACGGCAAACGAGCTTACACTTCAG GCTGAACGCGTTTCGGATGCGGTCATGCAATCAAAATGGGAGCGTATGACACCTCGCATACGCCGGTACCTTTTGATGGCGATGGTGCGAGCACAGCGGCCTCTGAGGCTATCTGCCGCCGGCTTTGCCTACATGGACAACGGGTGCTTCTTAGCA ATAATGAAGGCTGCCTACTCTTACTACGCAGTCTTGAGCCAGAAGGAGGTGTAG